The genomic interval GATAGCTACCTTCGGCATCGCCGCTCTTTGCTGGATCGTGATACGAAACACCCCACAGGAGAAGGGCTTCCCCGCCATAGACGAATCGAACGACATCGGAGAAGACGTCGTGCCGATTCCTCTTATGACCACTCTTAAGGAATCCGCTTCGGATTGGCGCATATGGCCGGTGTTCGTGTTCTTCGGATGTTACAGTGGAGTTTATCTGGCTCTTTCCGGAACCTGGGGGACCCCTTATTTACAGGACGTATACGGAATGACGGTCCAGCAGGCATCCTCCATGGTTTCCTTTGCCGTTTACGGTACGATCGTCGGAGGGATAACCGCCGGTTCCATTTCGGACAGGATAGGAAAGAGAAAGCTGCCACTGATCTTGATGAACATATTGGCGACCGCGACTTGGTTGGCGATAGTGGTACTGTGGCAGGGCAAACCACCGGTGTGGGCAATAAGGCCCCTTTTCTTTATGGTGGGATTCTCCGCCACGTCCTACGTCATATCCTGGGCCATAGTCAAGGAGATAAACAGACCCCAATCGACCGGGGTAGCCATAGCCCTGGTCAACACCGGAGCTTTTCTGGGGAGTGCCGTCATAACGACAGTGATGGGGATGATGCTGGAAAACATGTCCCACCTTGCCTCTCAGGAAAAATTCACCGCCGCCCTTGGCATATGCCTGGGAGCGACCGTTCTGGGGCTGATATGCTCGCTGGTCTTCCCTGAGACCAACTGTAGAAACGTATCTAAAGGTCGTTAGGACTCCTATAGAAACTCACGTCCGAAAAATAGTGTTTTTAGAGATGCCCTGTAGCTCCATAGAAGCGAAGAATACAAAGAGAGACGGCAGATCGTGTTTTGCCACGATCTGCCGTCTTTTTATCTCTCTATGAAAGGACCTTTTTCTTTCCCGGTAATATGCACTATTTTCATCTCCAAAACCTCTACCTTGTCCAGTAGGGCTCTGGGACGGGGGATATCCACCCCTTGACGACAATAGTGTGCCGCCAACACGGATAGAGCATGTCTTTTCCTATCCTCTTCGTCGTCGGGGATCACCGATATCTCCCCGAAACCCACCACGCTCCGGTAGGGAAGGTCAAGCCCCGACCTCTTCTTGGGCGCAGGAATTGGAAGGACATCGACCTCGACGCAAAAGGAAGCCCTCGGATTTTTCTTTATTATATCGACCTTCTTGCCTTCCTTGGCAGAGTGAAAATACATATGACCCGGCTCGTATCCAAAGGTTATCGGCAGCACGTAGGGCCACTCTCCGTCGAAAAGAGCCAGATGACAGACCTGAGCACGATCCAAAATTGAATCTATACGATCTTGATCCGTAACCTCTCTATCCTTTCGTCTCATAGGTCGATGCAGCATGTAACGATCCCTCCCCTATAGAATATCGCGTTTCCCTAAAAACAACTACAAAATCACATACCCAGAGAAGACGACAAGAGCCACCCCGAGTACATCATGGATGCGGCGAGAAGGCCGGCCCCTTCGAACCTGTTTATCCTGCCCTTTCCTCTAAATCCATAACATATTACGAAGAGAGAAAGGGTCAAGGCTCCCATAACGGCCATATCCCTGGATAGAACCTCAGGAGGTACGTCCATCGGGCAGATCGCCCCGGCAAGACCGACCACCGCCAAGGTGTTGAAAAGGTTCGATCCCAAGACGTTCCCCAAAGCCATTTCGTGCTCTCCTCTCCTACATGCCATGATGGAAGAAGCTAGCTCGGGCAGAGAAGTTCCCAGAGCCACCACGGTAAGACCGATAATCAGATCGCTGACGCCCATACGATGAGCGATGCCAACAGCTCCCCAGACCATAAGCTTGGAGGAGATGACCAAAACGATCAAACCGGCAAGCAAATCGAAGGCATCCCTGCGGTTAGATCTGTCCGAGGCCTTAGACAACGACTCGTTTTCTGATTTTATATTATTATCTCTTCCATTCACAACCCCCCAGATCAGGATAACCGCAAAGAAGAGGAGAAGGACCATTCCATCCAGCCGGGAAAGTCTGCCATCGTAAAGCTGAAAGGCCGCCAACAACGTCACGACGGATAAGACCGGAAGCTCTTTCCGCAATACCCCTCCGCTTACTGCGATAGGAGAGATCACCGCGGTAACTCCCAATATAACCGCTATGTTGGCTATATTGGAGCCGTAAGCGTTGCCTAAAGCGATTCCGGGATTCCCCTGAAAAGCGGATAACACGGAAACGACCATCTCGGGAGCAGAGGTACCGAAACCCATTATCACCATGCCTATCAACATGGGAGACATTCCGGACTTCTTAGCAGACGAGGCCGCTCCCTCTACAAAACGATCGGCGCTCCATACCAGGAGCGCCAGCCCAAAACCGACGGCAAAAACCGAGAGGACCATAATTTTACACAACACACCTTTCGATAGGACAGACAAATCTAGAAAACATCGCCGTAAGAATACCACAAAAAGAGAAAAGTCTACTCTCTTTCTACCTTTTTATTCAAAAGCCTGGCGTATACCTTCTCCATCGACCTTCCGAACTCCTCCATACCGTATTTCCGGGCAAGTGCCTCGGCGTTTT from Dethiosulfovibrio russensis carries:
- a CDS encoding MFS transporter, producing the protein MTGDMRKALRYRWAVWGAMVLAYMVVFFHRLAAGVVRANVTEAFDLSSTAFGNMASAYFYAYMLMQIPVGLMADSLGARVTVSVGMMLAGTGSVLFGTASSYGLLLIGRFLVGVGVSTVFVSILKVQSQWFKEREFGTMSGLTSLVGNLGGVLAQAPLAILVGLFSWRASFVTIGIATFGIAALCWIVIRNTPQEKGFPAIDESNDIGEDVVPIPLMTTLKESASDWRIWPVFVFFGCYSGVYLALSGTWGTPYLQDVYGMTVQQASSMVSFAVYGTIVGGITAGSISDRIGKRKLPLILMNILATATWLAIVVLWQGKPPVWAIRPLFFMVGFSATSYVISWAIVKEINRPQSTGVAIALVNTGAFLGSAVITTVMGMMLENMSHLASQEKFTAALGICLGATVLGLICSLVFPETNCRNVSKGR
- a CDS encoding pyridoxamine 5'-phosphate oxidase family protein; translation: MRRKDREVTDQDRIDSILDRAQVCHLALFDGEWPYVLPITFGYEPGHMYFHSAKEGKKVDIIKKNPRASFCVEVDVLPIPAPKKRSGLDLPYRSVVGFGEISVIPDDEEDRKRHALSVLAAHYCRQGVDIPRPRALLDKVEVLEMKIVHITGKEKGPFIER
- a CDS encoding calcium/sodium antiporter is translated as MVLSVFAVGFGLALLVWSADRFVEGAASSAKKSGMSPMLIGMVIMGFGTSAPEMVVSVLSAFQGNPGIALGNAYGSNIANIAVILGVTAVISPIAVSGGVLRKELPVLSVVTLLAAFQLYDGRLSRLDGMVLLLFFAVILIWGVVNGRDNNIKSENESLSKASDRSNRRDAFDLLAGLIVLVISSKLMVWGAVGIAHRMGVSDLIIGLTVVALGTSLPELASSIMACRRGEHEMALGNVLGSNLFNTLAVVGLAGAICPMDVPPEVLSRDMAVMGALTLSLFVICYGFRGKGRINRFEGAGLLAASMMYSGWLLSSSLGM